A part of Gouania willdenowi chromosome 2, fGouWil2.1, whole genome shotgun sequence genomic DNA contains:
- the LOC114478817 gene encoding cysteine/serine-rich nuclear protein 3-like isoform X2: MMSGILKRKLEEGPVPYLSLQGSDDEVSCGDSGNSSDSLNQSAPPGLLDSSLAQQSKRLRGRNVHFESVTVYYFNRRQGFTSVPTQGGSTLGMSPRHSGVKSFTLREFASEQKQSHRNMLRDHLKEEKLNAIKLKLTKNGTVSSVEADSLTLEDISEDDLDVDNTEVDDYFFLQPLATRRRRALLRASGVRRIDVDEKHELRALRMSREECGCRCRGICDPETCACSLAGIKCQVDRMSFPCGCTKDGCRNNSGRLEFNPVRVRTHFLHTIMKLELEKSRDQQYQHQQTEQQQQQLVTNSNGYHDDSTLVQQQQQPNLHFPLMSSSQHIPVMHIQGDLEEEEEEEEEEEEEEEENEDDEAYDEDGSSVCSGLSDCSTHSLDTIDTQEEEDEEEDEEDEEEEEEEEEDEWDPPVNGPSPPPYSVPLPSMLSYSSMNLSTPFQGVASVAPYQIDRHDSGAPTFLMDKVSIPATLPTVESALEAQLKPGLPCSFPSALSLEASAHMDTIETNTVPAGKTKELPHTDDPHSQTESFANNQISVEEESTTGKYFVKTCDLKPTPENLDAPAL, translated from the exons ATGATGAGTGGGATCCTGAAGAGGAAGCTGGAGGAAGGGCCCGTCCCCTACTTATCCCTGCAGGGTTCTGATGATGAGGTTTCTTGTGGCGACAGCGGCAACAGCAGTGACAGTCTCAACCAATCAGCACCGCCCGGACTGCTGGACT CCTCTCTCGCACAGCAGTCAAAGAGACTGCGGGGTCGGAATGTACACTTTGAGAGCGTGACCGTCTACTACTTCAACCGGCGCCAGGGCTTCACCAGTGTGCCCACACAGGGAGGCAGCACCCTGGGGATGTCGCCCCGTCACAGCGGGGTGAAGTCCTTTACTCTCAGGGAGTTCGCCTCTGAGCAGAAACAAAGCCACCGCAACATGTTGAGGGATCATCTCAAGGAAGAGAAACTCAACGCCATCAAgctcaaa CTGACTAAAAATGGTACTGTATCATCAGTGGAGGCAGACAGCCTGACGCTTGAAGACATCTCTGAGGATGACCTAGATGTGGACAACACAGAAGTTGATGATTACTTCTTTCTCCAACCCCTGGCCACCCGAAGACGCCGTGCCCTTCTCCGGGCCTCGGGGGTCCGACGCATTGATGTGGATGAGAAGCATGAGCTGCGTGCCCTTCGAATGTCTCGGGAGGAGTGTGGGTGCCGCTGCCGGGGAATTTGCGATCCGGAGACGTGTGCTTGCAGCCTGGCCGGCATTAAGTGCCAG GTGGACCGCATGTCCTTCCCCTGTGGCTGCACCAAAGACGGCTGCAGGAACAACAGCGGCCGCCTGGAGTTCAACCCTGTCCGGGTACGCACCCACTTCCTGCACACCATCATGAAGCTGGAGCTGGAAAAAAGCCGTGACCAACAGTACCAGCATCAGCAGaccgagcagcagcagcagcagctggtaACCAACAGCAACGGTTACCATGACGACTCCACCTTGgtccaacagcagcagcagccgaaCTTACATTTCCCGCTGATGAGCAGCTCACAGCATATTCCTGTCATGCACATCCAGGGTGATttagaggaagaggaggaggaggaggaggaggaggaagaggaggaagaggagaatgAGGATGACGAAGCTTATGATGAAGACGGCAGTAGCGTTTGCAGCGGCCTGTCGGACTGTAGCACACACAGCTTGGACACAATCGACACACAGGAGGAAGAGGAcgaggaggaagatgaagaagacgaggaagaggaagaggaggaagaagaggatgaGTGGGATCCTCCTGTAAATGGACCCAGTCCTCCACCCTACTCCGTGCCACTCCCTTCTATGCTAAGTTACTCCAGTATGAACCTAAGCACACCTTTCCAAGGTGTTGCCTCTGTGGCGCCCTATCAGATTGATCGCCACGATAGCGGCGCACCCACTTTCCTAATGGACAAGGTTAGCATTCCCGCTACACTTCCAACAGTAGAATCCGCATTAGAAGCCCAATTAAAGCCAGGGCTGCCGTGCTCCTTTCCTAGCGCCCTATCTCTGGAAGCTTCCGCACACATGGACACCATTGAGACTAATACTGTCCCAGCCGGCAAAACCAAGGAACTGCCTCACACAGATGATCCTCATTCACAAACAGAATCCTTTGCCAATAATCAGATTTCGGTAGAAGAAGAAAGTACCACAGGAAAGTATTTTGTCAAGACTTGTGACCTTAAGCCCACGCCCGAAAACTTGGACGCTCCAGCACTTTGA
- the LOC114478817 gene encoding cysteine/serine-rich nuclear protein 3-like isoform X1, giving the protein MMSGILKRKLEEGPVPYLSLQGSDDEVSCGDSGNSSDSLNQSAPPGLLDSSLAQQSKRLRGRNVHFESVTVYYFNRRQGFTSVPTQGGSTLGMSPRHSGVKSFTLREFASEQKQSHRNMLRDHLKEEKLNAIKLKLTKNGTVSSVEADSLTLEDISEDDLDVDNTEVDDYFFLQPLATRRRRALLRASGVRRIDVDEKHELRALRMSREECGCRCRGICDPETCACSLAGIKCQVNGTVVDRMSFPCGCTKDGCRNNSGRLEFNPVRVRTHFLHTIMKLELEKSRDQQYQHQQTEQQQQQLVTNSNGYHDDSTLVQQQQQPNLHFPLMSSSQHIPVMHIQGDLEEEEEEEEEEEEEEEENEDDEAYDEDGSSVCSGLSDCSTHSLDTIDTQEEEDEEEDEEDEEEEEEEEEDEWDPPVNGPSPPPYSVPLPSMLSYSSMNLSTPFQGVASVAPYQIDRHDSGAPTFLMDKVSIPATLPTVESALEAQLKPGLPCSFPSALSLEASAHMDTIETNTVPAGKTKELPHTDDPHSQTESFANNQISVEEESTTGKYFVKTCDLKPTPENLDAPAL; this is encoded by the exons ATGATGAGTGGGATCCTGAAGAGGAAGCTGGAGGAAGGGCCCGTCCCCTACTTATCCCTGCAGGGTTCTGATGATGAGGTTTCTTGTGGCGACAGCGGCAACAGCAGTGACAGTCTCAACCAATCAGCACCGCCCGGACTGCTGGACT CCTCTCTCGCACAGCAGTCAAAGAGACTGCGGGGTCGGAATGTACACTTTGAGAGCGTGACCGTCTACTACTTCAACCGGCGCCAGGGCTTCACCAGTGTGCCCACACAGGGAGGCAGCACCCTGGGGATGTCGCCCCGTCACAGCGGGGTGAAGTCCTTTACTCTCAGGGAGTTCGCCTCTGAGCAGAAACAAAGCCACCGCAACATGTTGAGGGATCATCTCAAGGAAGAGAAACTCAACGCCATCAAgctcaaa CTGACTAAAAATGGTACTGTATCATCAGTGGAGGCAGACAGCCTGACGCTTGAAGACATCTCTGAGGATGACCTAGATGTGGACAACACAGAAGTTGATGATTACTTCTTTCTCCAACCCCTGGCCACCCGAAGACGCCGTGCCCTTCTCCGGGCCTCGGGGGTCCGACGCATTGATGTGGATGAGAAGCATGAGCTGCGTGCCCTTCGAATGTCTCGGGAGGAGTGTGGGTGCCGCTGCCGGGGAATTTGCGATCCGGAGACGTGTGCTTGCAGCCTGGCCGGCATTAAGTGCCAGGTAAATGGAACAGTG GTGGACCGCATGTCCTTCCCCTGTGGCTGCACCAAAGACGGCTGCAGGAACAACAGCGGCCGCCTGGAGTTCAACCCTGTCCGGGTACGCACCCACTTCCTGCACACCATCATGAAGCTGGAGCTGGAAAAAAGCCGTGACCAACAGTACCAGCATCAGCAGaccgagcagcagcagcagcagctggtaACCAACAGCAACGGTTACCATGACGACTCCACCTTGgtccaacagcagcagcagccgaaCTTACATTTCCCGCTGATGAGCAGCTCACAGCATATTCCTGTCATGCACATCCAGGGTGATttagaggaagaggaggaggaggaggaggaggaggaagaggaggaagaggagaatgAGGATGACGAAGCTTATGATGAAGACGGCAGTAGCGTTTGCAGCGGCCTGTCGGACTGTAGCACACACAGCTTGGACACAATCGACACACAGGAGGAAGAGGAcgaggaggaagatgaagaagacgaggaagaggaagaggaggaagaagaggatgaGTGGGATCCTCCTGTAAATGGACCCAGTCCTCCACCCTACTCCGTGCCACTCCCTTCTATGCTAAGTTACTCCAGTATGAACCTAAGCACACCTTTCCAAGGTGTTGCCTCTGTGGCGCCCTATCAGATTGATCGCCACGATAGCGGCGCACCCACTTTCCTAATGGACAAGGTTAGCATTCCCGCTACACTTCCAACAGTAGAATCCGCATTAGAAGCCCAATTAAAGCCAGGGCTGCCGTGCTCCTTTCCTAGCGCCCTATCTCTGGAAGCTTCCGCACACATGGACACCATTGAGACTAATACTGTCCCAGCCGGCAAAACCAAGGAACTGCCTCACACAGATGATCCTCATTCACAAACAGAATCCTTTGCCAATAATCAGATTTCGGTAGAAGAAGAAAGTACCACAGGAAAGTATTTTGTCAAGACTTGTGACCTTAAGCCCACGCCCGAAAACTTGGACGCTCCAGCACTTTGA